In Thermus aquaticus, the sequence CCTGCTCCTCACCATTCTCCTCATCAACTTCACCACCAGCCGCGACCTTCCCGAGCTGGTCCGGGTCCAGGTGGAGCGGTACGCCGTGTGCAGCTACTGGTTCTTCGGCTGGCACCTGGCCTCCACCGGGGCCTTCGCCTTCGCCTTCTTCCTCCTGGGCCTCCTCCTTGGCCTGGGGCTCGCGTTTTTCCTGATGAGGCGGGCCTAAATGCCCCGAAGGCCTTCTCCTTAGCCTATCTCCAGGATGAGCTTTTCTCCCTCCTGGGGCACCCCGGCGGGGTAGCGGCCGTTGAAGCAGGCCAGGCACACCGGCCCCCCGATGGCCCGCCTGACCCCCTCCTCGGAGAGGAAGGCCAGGGAGTCGGCCCCGATGTAGGCCCGGATCTCCTCGAGGCTCTTCTCGGCGGCGATGAGCTCCTTTCTGGCGGCGGTGTCTATGCCGTAGTAGCAGGGGAAGCGGATGGGGGGGCTACTGACGCGGAAGTGGACCTCCTTGGCCCCCGCCTCCTTCAACATGCCCACGATGCGCCTGCTGGTGGTGCCCCGGACGATGGAGTCGTCTATGAGGACCACCCGCTTGCCCCTCACCGCCGAGGTGGGGGAGAGCTTGAGGCGGGTCTTCAGGTCCCTGAGCTCCTGGGTGGGCTGGATGAAGGTGCGCCCGGCGTAGGGGTTCTTGTAAAGGCCGTACTCCAGGGGGAGGCCGCTGGCCCGGGCGTAGCCCACGGCGGCCCCTATGCCGGAGTCGGGCACGGGGACCACGATGTCCGCCTCCGCCGGGGCCTCCCGGAAGAGCTCCTCCCCCATCCGCACCCGGGCCTGGTAGGCCTCTATCCCGTCCAAGAGACTATCGGGCCGGGCGAAGTAGATCCACTCAAAGGCGCAAGGGGTGGGGCTTGGGGGGAGGACCTGGAGGCTTTTGAGCTCCCCCGCCTCTACCCAGACCACCTCCCCGGGCCGGACGTCCCGCAGGTAGCGGGCCCCCAGGATCTCCAGGGCCGGGGGCTCGGAGGCGAAGGCGTAGCCCCAGGGGGCCTGGCCGATGACCAGGGGGCGCACCCCGTGGGGGTCCCGCAGGGCCAGGAGGGTCCTGCAGTCCATGAGGAGGATGGAGTACCCCCCTTCCAGGGCCTTCATGGCCTCGGCGGCGGCCTCCTCTAGGGGCAGGTGGCCCAGGCGGGCCAGGAGGAGGAGCATGACCTCGGTGTCCGAGGTGCTTTGGAAGGTGGCCCCCTCCAGGAGGAGGCGGTCCCTGAGGGGCTTGGCGTTGACGAAGTTGCCGTTGTGGGCGATGGCCAGGACCCCGTGGACGGTCCTGGCGGTGAGGGGCTGGGCGTTCATGCGCAGGTTGGAGCCCGTGGTGGAGTAGCGGGTGTGGGCGATGCCCAGGCGGGCTTCGGGGAGGCGGAGGCGGGCCAGGCGCTCCTCGGTGAAGACCTGGTTCACCAGGCCCAGGTCCTTCTCCACCAGAAACATCTTCCCGTCGCTGACGGCGATGCCGGCGGCCTCCTGCCCCCGGTGCTGGAGGGCCAAGAGGCCCAGGTGGAGCATCCCGGCCACGTCCAGAGGGGTTTCGGCCCAGAGGCCCAGGACGCCGCACTCCTCCTTGGGCTTATCCATCCAAGACCTCCCGCAAAGGGGCCTTCCAGGCGGCGAGAAGCGCCTCCACCTCCCACTCTAGCACCCCTTCAGGGGTGAGGACCGTGAGGGTCTTCCCGCCCGTCTCCCCCAGGATGCGGTAGGGGAGGCCCATGGCCTCCAGGAGGAGGGTGGCCTCCCCCAGGGCCTCCTTGGGGACGGTGAAGAGGATGCGGCTTGGGGCCTCGCCGAAGAGGGCCTCCAGGCCCCGTTCCCGCACCTCCACCGTGGCCCCCACCCCGTGGGGGAAGGTCATCTCCGCCAGGGCCACGAGAAGCCCCCCTTCGGCCACGTCGTGGGCCGTCTTCACCAGGCCCCGGCCGATCAGGGTCCGGATGGCTTCCTGGGCCCTCCTTTCCCGCTCCCAGTCTATGGGCGGGGGGCTTCCGGCCTCGAGGCCCAGGAGGACGTAGAGGGCCTCGCTGGCCCCGAAGGTCCCCTTCTCCTCCCCGATGAGGAGGATGGCCTCCCCGGGCCGCCTGAAGCCCATCTCCGCCCGCTTTTCCACGTCCAAGACCCCCACCACCCCCACCATGGCCGTGGGGGGGATACGCCGGCCCCCGGACTCGTTGTACAGGGAAACGTTGCCGGAGACCACGGGGATGCCCAGGGCGAGGCTCGCCTCCTTCAAGCCCATGACGGTCTCCTGGAGCTCGTAATAGCCCTCGGGGGTCTCGGGGCTTCCCAGGTTGAGGCCATCGGTGTAGGCCAGGGGCCTGGCTCCCACCACGCTCACGTTCCTGGCCGCCTCCGCCAGGGCGTGCATGGCCCCGAGGCGGGGGGCGAGGCGGCTATAGCGGGGGTTGTGGTCCACCTTGGCGGCGACGCCGATCCGGGTCCCCTTGACCCAAAGGATGGCGGCGTCCCCCCGGCCCGGCACCAGGGCGGTGCGGGTTCCCACCTGGTGGTCGTAGCGCTCGTAAACCGCTTCCCGGCTTGCCAGGTTGGGGGAGGCGAGGAGCCTCGGGAGGGCCTCCTTTGGGTCCACCTCCAGGGGAGGGAGGGGCATTTCCCTCAGGGCCCGGATCCCGGGGTCCTCCTGGGCCAGGCGCACGTAGGCGGGGGCCTCGGCCAGGGCCTCGGTGGGCACCTCGGCCACCACCTGGCCCCTATAGAGGACCCGGAAGACCCGTTCCGGGATGGTCCTGGCCACGGGGACGCAGTCCAGGCCCCACTTCCTGAAGACCGCTTCCAGATCGGCCTCTTTGCCTTCCCTTGGCACCAGGACCATGCGCTCTTGGCTTTCGGAAAGGAGGAGCTCCTCGGGGGTCATGCCCGCCTCCCGGGTGGGGACCCGGTCCAGGTCCACCTCCACCCCCAGGCCGGACTTGTGGGCGAGCTCGGCGAGGCTACTGGTGAGCCCCGCCGCCCCCATGTCCTGGACGCCCTCCACCAGGTCCAGTTCTATGGCCTCGAGGGTGGCCTCCATGAGGAGCTTGCCCAAAAAGGGGTCCCCCACCTGGACCGCCGGGCGGTCCTCCTCCTTCTCCTCCTTGAGCTCCCGGCTGGCGAAGGCCGCCCCGCCGATCCCGTCCCGGCCCGTCTTGGCCCCGGCGTAGTAGATGGGCCGGCCCAGGGAGGCCCGGCTTCGCTTGAGCTTCTCCTCCCGCAAAAGGCCCAGGCACATGGCGTTCACCAGGGGGTTTTCCCCGTAGCCCTCGTGGAAGTAGAGGTCCCCCCCCACCGTGGGCACGCCGATAGCGTTGCCGTAGAAGGCGATGCCCGAGACCACGCCCTTTAGCAGGTAGCGGCTCCTGGGGTGGCTTGGGGGGCCAAAGCGCAGGGAGTCCAAAAGGGCGATGGGCCTCGCCCCCATGCTCATGATGTCGCGGATGATGCCCCCCACCCCGGTGGCCGCCCCCTGGAAGGGCTCCACCGCCGAGGGGTGGTTGTGGCTCTCTATCTTGAAGGCCACCGCCCACCCCTCCCCGATCCGCACCACGCCGGCGTTCTCCCCCGGGCCCTGCAAGACCGCCTCCCCCTCCTTGGGAAGCTCCTTGAGGAGGGGGCGGGAGTTCTTGTAGGCGCAGTGCTCGCTCCACATGACCTTGAAGAGGAGGAGCTCCACCCGGTTGGGCGCCCGCCCCAGGCGCTTCAGGATCTCCCGGTACTCCCCCTCGGGGATGCCCATCTCCTTGGCTAAGGCTTCCATCACGTAAGGAGAGGGAGGAGCTCCCGGTGGTCCTTCACCTTGGCCGTGGGCTTCACCTCCCCGTTCACCTCCCTCAGGCCCACGTACTGCACGGCCCAGGGGTAGCCCGCGCCGAAGGCCCCCTTGATGTCGGTCTGGGGCAGGTCCCCCACGTGCAAGGCCTCCTCCGGGGCCACCCCCAGGGCCGAAAGGGCGGTGAGGAAGGCCTCGGGTTTGGGCTTCACGAAGCCCGTCTCGTCGGAGAAGCTGTAGGCCTGGAAGACGTCTAGGCCCCGGCGCTTAAGGTGCTCCCGGATGAGGCGGCCCGGGGTCACGCCCGTATCCGACACCAGGGCCAGGGGGTACTTCTTGACCAGGTCCTTCAGGACCGCTACCCCGGGCAGGGCCTCGAGGTCCGCAAGAAGCGAGGTCTCCTCCAACCTCCTGGCGGTGAGGGCGATGAGGCCGGGGTCGTGGGGGGCCCCGAGGAGGGCGAAGATGCGGGCCACCCGGTCGTACACGCTCATGTGCTCCCCCGCCTTCCAGGCCTCCTCAAAGGCCAGGGCCGCCTGGCGGTAGGCCTCCCGCACCTCGGCCTCCTCGGCGGGGTGGCCCGCCTCGGATAGGGCGTCCAGGAGGATCTCGTACCGGACGGGCATGACCTTTTCCATGAACGCCTGCCCCTCGGTGAAGAGGGTGCCCCAGAAGTCAAAGGTGATGGCTTTGGGTTTCATCTCGCGACCTCCTTGACCAGTCCCAGAAAGAAGGGAAGCCCGTCGGTGTTGCCCAGGACCTCGTCCACGGCCCGCTCGGGGTGGGGCATCATGCCCAGGACGTTGCCCTTCTCGTTGACGATCCCGGCGATGTCGTGGAGGCTCCCGTTGGGGTTGTAGTCCTCCTCCCCCTTCAGGGGGGCGTAGCGGAAGACCACCAGGCCCTCGCCTTCAAGCCTGGCCAGGGTCTCCTCGTCGGCGTAGTAGCGCCCCTCGGCGTGGGCGATGGGAAGCCTCAGGACTTGGCCCTTCCCGTAAAGCCGGGTGAAGGGGAGGTCGGTGCGCTCCACCCGCACCCCCACCTCCTTGCAGGTGAAGTGGAGGTTGAGGTTGGCGAGGAGGGCTCCGGGAAGAAGCCCGGCCTCGGTGAGGATCTGGAAGCCGTTGCAGACCCCCACCACGTACCGGCCCTCCTGGGCGAAGCGGCGCACCGCCTCCATCACCGGGCTTTTGGCGGCCAGGGCCCCCGCTCTCAGGTAGTCCCCGTAGCTGAACCCCCCGGGGAGGAAGACCCCGTCAAAGCCCTTTAGCTCCCGTTCGGTGTGCCAGACAAACCGGGCCTCTATCCCCACCTTTTCCAGGGCGAAGAGGGCGTCCTCGTCGCAGTTGGAGCCGGGGAAGCGGACGATGGCCCACCTCATGGCAGTTCCTTCAGGGCCTCGAGGGTCCAGGTCTCCATGACCGGGTTGGCCAGGGTCTGGCCCAGGACCTTGGCCTTCTCCTCGGCCTTCAGCAGGTTCTCCTCCTGGAAGACCACCTCCAGCACCTTCCCCACCCGGACGCTTTCCACCGGATGGCCCAGGTCCCTCAAGACCCCCTCCACCGCCCGGCCCTGAGGGTCCAGGATGCCTTCCTTTAGCTCAATGAGCAGCGTGGCCTGGTACCTTGGCACGGTCACTCCCCCAAAACCCGCTTCAGGACCTCCTGGTAGGCCTCCTCCACGCCCCCTAGGTCCCTGCGGAAGCGGTCCTTGTCCAGAGGCTCCCCGTTCTTGCGCAGCCGCATGGTGTCGGGGCTGATCTCGTCGGCCAGAAGGATCTCGCCCCCGTGGCGCCCGAACTCCAGCTTGAAGTCCCAGAGGTCCAGCCCCCTCTCGGCGAAGAAGGCCCGGAGGAGTTCCCCCACCTTAAGGGTGGTGGCCTGGATCTCGGAAAGCTCCCTCTCCTCGGCGAGCCCCAGGGCCAGGATGGCGTTTTCGCAGATGAGGGGGTCCCCCAGGGCGTCGCTTTTCAGGGAGAACTCCACTAAAGGGGCCCTGAGGGGGGTGCCCTCCTCCACCCCGTAGCGCTTGGCGAAGCTCCCCGCCGCCCGATAGCGGAGGATGACCTCCAAGGGGACGATCTCCACCCGCTTCACCAGCATCTCCCGGTCGGAGAGCTCCCGGATGAAGTGGGTCCTGATGCCGTGGGCCTGGAGGTAGCGGAAGAGGGCTGAGGAGACCTTGTTGTTCACCACCCCCTTGCCGGGGATCAGGCCCCGCTTTTGCGCGTTGAAGGCGGTGGCCTCGTCCTTGAAGTAGACCCTTAGGTTTTCCCCCTCGGGGTAGAGGATCTTGGCTTTGCCCTCGTAGAGCTTTTCCATGCGTCTCCTGGGTGGGCGCTTGGCCCCTTCTTCCCATTGTAAGCCCCTCCGTGCCACAATGGGGACAGGCATGGCCCTGGTCTTGGACCTGGCCCACCCCATCACGGAGGCGGAACTCCGCCGCCTCTCCGAGCTCAATCCCGGGTACCAGCTGGAGCGTTCGCCGGAAGGGAGGCTTTGGGTGAGCCCCACAGGAGGAGAAAGCGGCCGGAGGAGCCTACAGCTGGCCTATCAGCTGGCCCGCTGGAACGAGGAGAAGGG encodes:
- the purL gene encoding phosphoribosylformylglycinamidine synthase subunit PurL; translation: MEALAKEMGIPEGEYREILKRLGRAPNRVELLLFKVMWSEHCAYKNSRPLLKELPKEGEAVLQGPGENAGVVRIGEGWAVAFKIESHNHPSAVEPFQGAATGVGGIIRDIMSMGARPIALLDSLRFGPPSHPRSRYLLKGVVSGIAFYGNAIGVPTVGGDLYFHEGYGENPLVNAMCLGLLREEKLKRSRASLGRPIYYAGAKTGRDGIGGAAFASRELKEEKEEDRPAVQVGDPFLGKLLMEATLEAIELDLVEGVQDMGAAGLTSSLAELAHKSGLGVEVDLDRVPTREAGMTPEELLLSESQERMVLVPREGKEADLEAVFRKWGLDCVPVARTIPERVFRVLYRGQVVAEVPTEALAEAPAYVRLAQEDPGIRALREMPLPPLEVDPKEALPRLLASPNLASREAVYERYDHQVGTRTALVPGRGDAAILWVKGTRIGVAAKVDHNPRYSRLAPRLGAMHALAEAARNVSVVGARPLAYTDGLNLGSPETPEGYYELQETVMGLKEASLALGIPVVSGNVSLYNESGGRRIPPTAMVGVVGVLDVEKRAEMGFRRPGEAILLIGEEKGTFGASEALYVLLGLEAGSPPPIDWERERRAQEAIRTLIGRGLVKTAHDVAEGGLLVALAEMTFPHGVGATVEVRERGLEALFGEAPSRILFTVPKEALGEATLLLEAMGLPYRILGETGGKTLTVLTPEGVLEWEVEALLAAWKAPLREVLDG
- the purS gene encoding phosphoribosylformylglycinamidine synthase subunit PurS, with product MPRYQATLLIELKEGILDPQGRAVEGVLRDLGHPVESVRVGKVLEVVFQEENLLKAEEKAKVLGQTLANPVMETWTLEALKELP
- the purF gene encoding amidophosphoribosyltransferase, with the translated sequence MDKPKEECGVLGLWAETPLDVAGMLHLGLLALQHRGQEAAGIAVSDGKMFLVEKDLGLVNQVFTEERLARLRLPEARLGIAHTRYSTTGSNLRMNAQPLTARTVHGVLAIAHNGNFVNAKPLRDRLLLEGATFQSTSDTEVMLLLLARLGHLPLEEAAAEAMKALEGGYSILLMDCRTLLALRDPHGVRPLVIGQAPWGYAFASEPPALEILGARYLRDVRPGEVVWVEAGELKSLQVLPPSPTPCAFEWIYFARPDSLLDGIEAYQARVRMGEELFREAPAEADIVVPVPDSGIGAAVGYARASGLPLEYGLYKNPYAGRTFIQPTQELRDLKTRLKLSPTSAVRGKRVVLIDDSIVRGTTSRRIVGMLKEAGAKEVHFRVSSPPIRFPCYYGIDTAARKELIAAEKSLEEIRAYIGADSLAFLSEEGVRRAIGGPVCLACFNGRYPAGVPQEGEKLILEIG
- the purQ gene encoding phosphoribosylformylglycinamidine synthase subunit PurQ encodes the protein MRWAIVRFPGSNCDEDALFALEKVGIEARFVWHTERELKGFDGVFLPGGFSYGDYLRAGALAAKSPVMEAVRRFAQEGRYVVGVCNGFQILTEAGLLPGALLANLNLHFTCKEVGVRVERTDLPFTRLYGKGQVLRLPIAHAEGRYYADEETLARLEGEGLVVFRYAPLKGEEDYNPNGSLHDIAGIVNEKGNVLGMMPHPERAVDEVLGNTDGLPFFLGLVKEVAR
- the purC gene encoding phosphoribosylaminoimidazolesuccinocarboxamide synthase codes for the protein MEKLYEGKAKILYPEGENLRVYFKDEATAFNAQKRGLIPGKGVVNNKVSSALFRYLQAHGIRTHFIRELSDREMLVKRVEIVPLEVILRYRAAGSFAKRYGVEEGTPLRAPLVEFSLKSDALGDPLICENAILALGLAEERELSEIQATTLKVGELLRAFFAERGLDLWDFKLEFGRHGGEILLADEISPDTMRLRKNGEPLDKDRFRRDLGGVEEAYQEVLKRVLGE
- a CDS encoding HAD family hydrolase, translated to MKPKAITFDFWGTLFTEGQAFMEKVMPVRYEILLDALSEAGHPAEEAEVREAYRQAALAFEEAWKAGEHMSVYDRVARIFALLGAPHDPGLIALTARRLEETSLLADLEALPGVAVLKDLVKKYPLALVSDTGVTPGRLIREHLKRRGLDVFQAYSFSDETGFVKPKPEAFLTALSALGVAPEEALHVGDLPQTDIKGAFGAGYPWAVQYVGLREVNGEVKPTAKVKDHRELLPLLT